A window of the Nibribacter ruber genome harbors these coding sequences:
- a CDS encoding PorP/SprF family type IX secretion system membrane protein codes for MEKLFRKVSLVLALVLLLMVESRAQQIPHYSQYTLNPLLLNPAISGTDNYLDVRAGYRNQWVGLEGAPTSYYLSGHMSLGKLDYNSTPTTFRPQSFSKTKSRAQWKPQHKSTLQKTRAHHGLGALIQVDQAAGLKRTDAQLLYAYHLPLSANVKLAAGIAAGVTQYGLNWEHLSFTNPGDPVTSANDYRKTRPNLGVGLMAYGDRFYAGVSLAQILPAPFSFRASGPGQTPASQQRHLFAHGGYRFAAGRQFSVLPSLVLKYASPSPLSFDATAKVYYRDQFWLGGTYRHHDAAVAMAGFQLKQRLHLGYAYDFTTSALGTVSHGSHEVVLGLMLRNTRGVFSPSQYW; via the coding sequence ATGGAAAAGCTATTCAGAAAAGTATCGCTTGTGCTGGCATTGGTGTTACTGCTTATGGTAGAAAGCCGTGCCCAGCAGATTCCGCACTACAGCCAGTACACGCTCAATCCGCTTCTCCTAAACCCAGCCATCTCCGGCACCGACAACTATCTGGACGTGCGTGCCGGGTACCGCAACCAGTGGGTGGGGCTGGAGGGCGCGCCCACCTCCTACTACCTGAGCGGCCACATGTCGCTTGGCAAGCTGGACTACAACAGCACGCCCACCACGTTCAGGCCGCAGTCCTTTTCCAAAACCAAGAGCCGCGCCCAGTGGAAGCCCCAGCACAAGAGCACCCTGCAGAAGACCCGCGCCCACCACGGGCTGGGCGCGCTTATCCAGGTGGACCAGGCCGCCGGCCTCAAGCGCACCGATGCCCAGCTCCTCTACGCCTACCACCTGCCGCTCAGCGCCAACGTCAAGCTGGCCGCAGGCATAGCGGCGGGCGTCACGCAGTACGGCCTCAACTGGGAGCACCTCTCCTTCACCAACCCCGGCGACCCGGTGACCAGCGCCAACGACTACCGCAAGACCCGGCCCAACCTGGGCGTGGGCCTCATGGCCTACGGCGACCGCTTCTACGCGGGCGTGTCATTGGCGCAGATCCTGCCCGCTCCGTTCAGCTTCCGGGCCTCGGGGCCGGGCCAGACGCCGGCCAGCCAGCAGCGCCACCTCTTCGCGCACGGCGGCTACCGGTTCGCGGCGGGCCGGCAGTTCAGCGTGCTGCCCTCCCTGGTGCTCAAGTACGCCAGCCCCAGCCCGCTGTCTTTTGACGCCACCGCCAAGGTATACTACCGGGACCAGTTCTGGCTGGGCGGCACCTACCGGCATCATGACGCGGCGGTGGCCATGGCGGGCTTTCAATTGAAACAGCGCCTGCACCTGGGCTACGCCTACGACTTCACCACCAGCGCGCTCGGTACCGTGAGCCACGGCAGCCACGAGGTAGTGCTGGGCCTCATGCTCCGCAACACCCGAGGCGTCTTCTCCCCTTCCCAGTACTGGTAG
- a CDS encoding CvfB family protein — protein MLHLGDYNYLEILRELDHGYYLGSEDGDVLLPRKYIPEGVHVGDMITVFVYRDSEDRLIATTLEPKAKVDQFACLQVKDISNFGAFMEWGLEKDLFVPYQNQHEPLHVGQWALVYVYLDESSDRLVGSTKLAPFLNYDDMPPQEGEEVQILIGPEKALGYQVMVNNGFLGMLYRNEIFKPLQSGEYTQGFVKKVRKDNRLDVSLQKQSYDEALEAAEAILAKLKAEGGTLSLTDKSSPELIYQTLGMSKKTFKKAIGALYKRGDVQLLPDSVSLSPKN, from the coding sequence ATGCTGCACCTAGGCGACTACAACTACCTTGAAATTCTGAGAGAACTGGACCACGGCTATTATCTGGGCTCTGAGGATGGAGACGTGCTGTTGCCGCGCAAGTACATTCCGGAGGGCGTGCACGTGGGTGACATGATCACCGTCTTTGTATACCGTGACTCTGAAGACCGCCTCATTGCCACCACGCTAGAACCCAAAGCCAAGGTAGACCAGTTTGCCTGTTTGCAGGTGAAAGACATCAGCAATTTTGGGGCATTTATGGAGTGGGGCCTGGAGAAGGATTTGTTTGTGCCGTACCAGAACCAGCATGAGCCCTTGCACGTGGGCCAATGGGCGCTGGTGTACGTGTACTTAGACGAATCTTCTGACCGGTTGGTGGGCTCTACCAAACTGGCTCCCTTTCTTAATTATGATGACATGCCTCCGCAGGAAGGTGAAGAGGTGCAGATTCTGATTGGCCCGGAGAAGGCCCTGGGCTACCAAGTGATGGTAAACAACGGTTTTCTGGGCATGCTCTACCGCAACGAAATCTTCAAACCGCTGCAATCTGGAGAATATACTCAAGGCTTCGTGAAAAAAGTACGGAAAGACAACCGCCTGGATGTGAGCCTGCAAAAACAAAGCTATGATGAGGCCCTGGAAGCCGCCGAAGCCATTCTAGCCAAGCTTAAGGCAGAGGGTGGCACCCTATCCCTCACTGACAAGAGCAGCCCAGAGCTGATCTACCAGACCTTGGGCATGAGCAAGAAGACCTTTAAAAAAGCGATTGGTGCCTTATATAAAAGAGGAGACGTGCAACTATTGCCAGACAGCGTGAGTCTTTCTCCCAAGAACTAG
- a CDS encoding DUF5916 domain-containing protein, with protein sequence MKYVCLLSLFICSALYCQAQAPKVTKKITAARTQTPPKLDGLPDEEIWQQAPVASDFIQNVPNLGAPSKQRTEVRMLYDDAAVYVSAMLFDTAPDSILTQLSARDGGQVNADMFGVYFDTYLDKQNAFGFEVATSGVQTDFKLTSNGDDRAWDAVWQSAVARHDKGWSVEIRIPYSAIRFPNKEVQTWGINFWRGIRRYREDAFWNFVDSSVQGFVNQFGQVEGISNIKSPLRLSLMPYISGYATHNEAGKDKVEMSVNGGMDVKYGINDAFTLDMTLVPDFGQTQSDAQVLNLSPFEVRFNENRQFFTEGTELFNKAGLFYSRRIGTTPIEYFSLPYDKQRYGETISVIENPDKASLVNATKVSGRTNKGLGIGVFNAVTKNTYATLRSEEIGEEFEVLTDPVTNYNVLVLDQSLPNSSYITFTNTNVTRGHGYYNANVSGVLAKFSNKKNSYTGGGQFNLSQKYFKNTEPSQEKVDLGYTYNAWFGKTSGNFQFTAEHSVKNHTYDINDLGYLSNNNSIDNKANVRYNIYKPFWKLNNLYNAVGIQHRMLYKPAAFSQIVYFIETNATTKNFLAFGYTLAFLPHNNYDYFEPRSYENGVPNRKWRQPGGAEYSGYISSDYRKRFALDVNGGIFISGEYDQKTYWVNVSPRVRVSDHLMLVYRTGYNENLNSFGFVKNLTSGNGQKDIVFGRRTVKTIENSLTGSYIFNARTALNINARHYYSNASYHEYFLLQEDGNMSAYTNMAESPSSANRNFNAFNIDVVYSWRFAPGSEMSIVWKNAIYDDLVPTHTNYFRNFNNTLHANQLNSFSVKLLYYLDYLVIKQALKK encoded by the coding sequence ATGAAATACGTCTGTCTACTTTCTCTTTTTATCTGCAGCGCCCTGTATTGTCAGGCGCAGGCGCCCAAAGTTACCAAGAAAATAACCGCCGCCCGCACGCAGACGCCCCCTAAGCTAGACGGCCTACCAGACGAGGAAATATGGCAGCAGGCACCCGTGGCCTCAGACTTCATACAGAACGTTCCTAACTTGGGAGCTCCCTCCAAGCAGCGCACCGAGGTGCGCATGCTCTATGACGATGCCGCCGTGTACGTGAGCGCCATGCTCTTTGACACCGCCCCAGACTCTATCCTTACCCAGTTAAGCGCCCGTGACGGCGGCCAGGTGAACGCAGACATGTTTGGCGTATACTTTGACACGTATTTAGACAAACAGAACGCTTTCGGGTTTGAGGTGGCCACCTCTGGCGTGCAGACCGATTTTAAGCTGACCAGCAACGGCGATGACCGCGCCTGGGACGCCGTGTGGCAGAGCGCCGTGGCCCGCCATGACAAAGGCTGGTCCGTGGAGATCCGGATTCCGTATTCCGCCATCCGTTTCCCTAATAAGGAGGTACAAACCTGGGGCATTAACTTCTGGCGGGGCATACGCCGCTACCGCGAGGATGCCTTCTGGAACTTCGTGGACAGCTCCGTACAAGGGTTCGTGAATCAGTTTGGCCAGGTAGAAGGCATCTCTAACATCAAGTCTCCGTTACGTCTCTCTTTAATGCCCTACATCTCTGGGTACGCCACGCATAATGAAGCCGGCAAAGACAAGGTGGAAATGAGTGTGAACGGCGGCATGGACGTGAAATACGGTATCAACGACGCCTTCACCCTGGACATGACCTTGGTCCCGGACTTCGGGCAGACGCAGTCAGACGCCCAAGTACTGAACCTCTCTCCGTTTGAGGTGCGCTTCAATGAAAATCGGCAGTTCTTTACAGAAGGGACAGAACTCTTTAACAAAGCCGGTCTTTTCTACTCCAGGCGCATTGGCACCACGCCAATAGAATACTTCAGCCTGCCCTATGACAAACAGCGGTACGGCGAAACCATTTCTGTGATAGAAAACCCAGACAAGGCCAGCCTGGTTAACGCTACAAAGGTTTCTGGGCGAACAAACAAGGGCTTGGGCATTGGCGTCTTCAACGCCGTGACCAAAAACACTTATGCTACCCTGCGCAGCGAGGAAATCGGTGAGGAGTTTGAAGTATTAACGGATCCGGTGACCAACTACAACGTGCTGGTGCTGGACCAAAGCCTGCCCAACAGTTCTTACATCACCTTCACCAACACCAATGTGACCAGGGGCCATGGCTATTACAACGCCAACGTGTCTGGGGTGCTGGCCAAGTTCTCCAACAAAAAGAACAGCTATACTGGCGGCGGGCAGTTTAACCTGAGCCAGAAGTATTTTAAAAACACAGAGCCCTCGCAGGAAAAGGTAGACCTGGGCTACACCTATAACGCCTGGTTTGGCAAGACCAGCGGCAACTTTCAGTTTACGGCAGAGCATAGCGTCAAGAACCACACCTATGACATCAATGACCTGGGCTACCTGAGCAACAACAACAGCATTGACAACAAAGCCAACGTACGGTATAACATCTACAAGCCCTTCTGGAAGTTGAACAACCTCTACAACGCCGTGGGCATCCAGCATCGCATGTTGTACAAGCCAGCAGCTTTTTCTCAGATAGTTTACTTTATTGAGACCAACGCCACTACCAAGAACTTCCTGGCTTTTGGCTATACCCTCGCGTTTCTGCCGCACAACAACTATGACTACTTTGAACCCAGGTCTTATGAGAACGGCGTACCAAACCGTAAATGGAGACAGCCCGGCGGCGCAGAGTACAGCGGCTATATTTCCTCTGATTACCGCAAAAGGTTTGCCCTGGATGTAAACGGCGGCATTTTCATCTCAGGAGAATATGACCAGAAGACCTATTGGGTGAATGTAAGCCCCAGAGTGCGCGTGAGTGACCACCTGATGCTCGTTTACAGAACCGGCTACAATGAAAATTTAAACAGCTTTGGTTTTGTAAAGAACCTAACCAGTGGAAACGGGCAAAAAGACATCGTCTTTGGCCGACGCACCGTGAAAACCATTGAGAACAGCCTCACTGGGTCTTACATATTCAATGCCCGCACGGCCTTGAATATTAACGCCCGTCACTATTATTCCAACGCCTCTTATCATGAGTATTTCTTACTGCAGGAAGACGGCAACATGAGTGCATACACTAACATGGCTGAAAGCCCGTCCAGCGCTAACCGCAACTTCAACGCCTTCAACATAGACGTGGTGTACAGCTGGCGGTTTGCCCCGGGCAGTGAGATGAGCATTGTCTGGAAGAATGCCATTTACGATGATCTGGTGCCTACGCACACAAACTATTTCAGGAATTTCAACAATACCCTGCACGCTAACCAATTAAATAGCTTCTCCGTTAAGCTGTTATATTATCTGGACTACCTGGTGATAAAACAAGCCCTCAAAAAATAA
- a CDS encoding oxidoreductase: MESAKTALIAGASGLVGSHCLQLLLNDPRYSKVISIGRRPLHQEHPKLKQLVVDFNDLTKVQQSLVADDVYCCLGTTIKKAGSKENFRKVDLHYVVNLAKITAKNFATQFLVVSALDADPESHIFYNHTKGEMEQAVKALPFTAVHIFQPSLLLGNRQEKRTGETMAAVAMRWFGFLLRGPLRKYRPIQAKTVAKAMLEAAKQDGGGVLVHPSEQMQQYAA; encoded by the coding sequence ATGGAATCTGCCAAAACCGCCCTCATTGCAGGTGCCAGTGGGTTGGTGGGCAGCCACTGCCTGCAACTGCTACTGAATGACCCCAGATACAGCAAGGTCATCTCCATTGGCAGGCGCCCCCTGCACCAAGAACATCCAAAGCTAAAGCAGCTGGTGGTAGACTTCAATGACCTGACCAAGGTGCAGCAAAGCCTGGTGGCAGATGACGTGTACTGCTGCCTGGGTACCACCATCAAAAAGGCGGGCTCTAAGGAAAACTTCCGGAAGGTGGACTTGCATTACGTGGTGAACCTGGCCAAAATCACCGCCAAGAACTTCGCCACGCAGTTTCTGGTAGTCTCTGCCTTGGACGCAGACCCAGAGTCGCATATTTTCTATAACCACACCAAAGGCGAAATGGAGCAGGCCGTGAAAGCGCTGCCCTTCACCGCCGTGCACATTTTCCAGCCGTCTTTGCTTTTGGGCAACCGCCAGGAGAAACGAACGGGTGAGACTATGGCCGCCGTCGCCATGCGCTGGTTTGGGTTCCTGCTGCGCGGCCCTCTGCGCAAGTACAGGCCCATTCAAGCCAAAACCGTAGCCAAAGCCATGCTGGAAGCTGCCAAACAAGACGGCGGTGGCGTGCTGGTACACCCTTCTGAGCAAATGCAGCAATACGCAGCCTAA
- a CDS encoding SAM-dependent methyltransferase translates to MASAEHQFKHLFPRSVQYDPHWVRTHSMGENVLFNLESITAQIPLKKGMRVLDLGCGKAISSIFLAKEFGVQVWAVDEAISATDNYKRILEENLENQVFPIQADARSLPFPQEFFDVVLVIDSYTYFGTDDKYLPYICKFLKPDGYIGVVDVCFLEEIETLDQVPDFLQEDYQDYWYYIHSIPWWKKLWEKTGLVEVTTAELLPAAQLIKEQYVKDFEEHGQKKDPFARALKKDNQQTISFFRLVGQRTDKNAYLQSYKKS, encoded by the coding sequence ATGGCGTCTGCTGAGCATCAGTTTAAACACCTCTTTCCGCGCAGTGTGCAATATGACCCTCATTGGGTGCGTACCCATTCCATGGGCGAGAACGTGCTTTTCAACCTGGAGAGCATTACGGCTCAGATTCCGCTCAAGAAGGGCATGCGCGTGTTGGACTTGGGCTGCGGCAAGGCCATCAGTTCTATCTTTCTGGCCAAGGAGTTTGGGGTGCAGGTATGGGCGGTAGATGAGGCCATCTCTGCAACAGACAATTACAAGCGCATACTGGAAGAGAACTTAGAGAACCAGGTATTCCCCATTCAGGCAGATGCCCGGTCCCTGCCCTTTCCGCAGGAATTCTTTGACGTGGTGCTGGTCATTGACTCGTACACCTACTTTGGCACGGATGACAAGTACCTACCCTACATCTGCAAGTTCCTGAAGCCCGACGGCTACATTGGCGTGGTGGACGTTTGCTTTCTGGAGGAGATTGAGACGCTGGACCAGGTCCCGGATTTTCTGCAGGAAGACTACCAGGATTACTGGTACTACATCCACTCCATACCCTGGTGGAAGAAGCTCTGGGAGAAGACTGGCTTGGTAGAAGTGACCACTGCAGAGCTGCTCCCGGCCGCCCAGCTCATCAAGGAGCAGTATGTGAAGGACTTTGAGGAGCATGGTCAAAAAAAAGACCCGTTTGCCCGGGCGCTCAAAAAAGATAATCAGCAAACAATCAGCTTCTTCCGGCTGGTGGGCCAGCGCACCGACAAAAATGCCTACCTGCAGTCTTACAAAAAAAGCTAA
- a CDS encoding cyanophycinase, translating to MQKPKGKIVAIGGNEDKGTYPSPAEEHLQTHLRFFDHGILKRIHDELHGLGTRIEVITSASHIPEQMGQLYLDAFLKLGCDNVGVLYMQHSDTAQDDYFLERIKKADGLMFTGGDQRRISEVFLGSPALELLKQRYQQEEKFLISGTSAGAMALSKIMIEESRDDNALVKGMVRLQEGMGLLEDLVIDTHFVNRRRMPRLIEAISAYPSHVGIGLGEDTGILIRENECIETIGSGLVVVIDGRHLEENNFTQIEQGEPLCLEHLLLHVLPKGRRYNLVTGEFMDEVR from the coding sequence ATGCAAAAGCCCAAAGGGAAAATAGTGGCCATTGGCGGCAACGAGGACAAGGGCACCTATCCCAGTCCTGCCGAGGAGCATTTGCAGACGCATCTTCGGTTCTTTGACCATGGCATTCTCAAACGCATTCATGACGAGCTGCATGGCCTGGGCACCCGCATTGAGGTTATCACCTCGGCCTCCCATATTCCAGAGCAGATGGGCCAGCTTTACCTAGATGCGTTTCTGAAGCTGGGATGTGACAACGTGGGAGTCTTGTACATGCAACACTCAGACACCGCTCAGGACGACTATTTTCTGGAAAGGATCAAAAAGGCCGACGGGCTCATGTTCACCGGCGGAGACCAGCGCCGCATCTCAGAGGTTTTTCTGGGGTCGCCGGCGCTGGAACTCTTGAAACAGCGCTACCAGCAGGAGGAGAAGTTTCTCATCTCGGGGACCAGTGCCGGGGCCATGGCGCTTTCTAAGATCATGATTGAGGAGTCACGGGATGACAATGCCCTGGTTAAGGGAATGGTGCGTCTGCAAGAGGGCATGGGGCTGCTGGAAGACCTGGTCATTGACACCCACTTTGTCAACCGACGGCGCATGCCTCGCCTGATAGAAGCCATCTCGGCGTACCCGTCACACGTGGGCATTGGGCTGGGAGAGGACACCGGCATTTTGATTAGAGAGAACGAGTGCATTGAAACCATCGGCTCTGGCTTGGTAGTGGTCATTGATGGCCGACACCTGGAGGAGAACAACTTCACCCAGATAGAGCAGGGAGAGCCTCTGTGCCTGGAACACCTGCTGCTGCACGTGCTGCCCAAAGGTAGGCGCTACAATCTGGTCACCGGGGAGTTCATGGATGAGGTTAGATGA
- a CDS encoding cupredoxin domain-containing protein, giving the protein MRRSANWRAKAVYGLFLLFLFMAVGTRPRMLAQVTHTVEISQMKFSPGSLSVKKGDKVVFVNKDVVTHNVTETSKNAWQSPALASGQSWTLVASKSVAYYCSFHPVMKGSLTVHE; this is encoded by the coding sequence ATGAGAAGGTCGGCTAACTGGCGCGCCAAAGCGGTCTACGGCCTGTTCCTGCTCTTCTTGTTCATGGCGGTGGGGACCAGGCCGCGTATGCTTGCTCAGGTCACGCACACGGTAGAGATCAGTCAGATGAAGTTCTCTCCCGGCAGCCTCTCCGTCAAGAAAGGCGACAAGGTGGTGTTTGTCAACAAGGACGTGGTCACGCATAATGTCACAGAAACCTCAAAGAACGCCTGGCAGTCTCCGGCGCTGGCCAGCGGCCAATCCTGGACCCTGGTGGCTTCAAAAAGTGTGGCCTATTACTGCAGTTTCCACCCGGTCATGAAAGGGAGCCTTACGGTACATGAGTAA
- a CDS encoding DUF4142 domain-containing protein, translating to MKTLKTTFSGALGFLFCALFSHAALAQGTTQLSDAEVASVAVTANKIDIEFAQVAQEKSKNKEILQFAQTMTNDHTAVINQAVALVQKLGVTPVEHAVGKQLLAEAEKTKQDLRAKSGAAFDKAYIDNEVAYHKSVISAVQDLLIPESDNADLRGFLESVVPALKAHLEHAEMVQKHFHKK from the coding sequence ATGAAAACACTGAAAACAACATTTTCCGGCGCTTTGGGCTTTCTGTTCTGCGCCCTGTTTAGCCACGCTGCGCTTGCGCAAGGTACTACCCAACTGTCTGATGCAGAGGTAGCCTCTGTGGCGGTGACTGCCAACAAAATAGACATTGAGTTTGCCCAAGTGGCCCAGGAGAAATCCAAGAACAAAGAGATCCTGCAGTTTGCCCAGACCATGACCAATGACCATACCGCCGTAATAAACCAGGCTGTGGCCTTGGTGCAGAAACTGGGCGTTACCCCCGTGGAGCATGCCGTGGGCAAACAACTCCTGGCAGAGGCAGAGAAAACCAAGCAAGACCTTCGGGCCAAATCTGGGGCGGCCTTTGACAAAGCCTACATTGACAATGAGGTGGCCTACCACAAGTCTGTAATCTCTGCGGTGCAGGATCTCTTGATTCCAGAGTCTGACAACGCAGACCTGAGAGGTTTTCTGGAGTCTGTGGTTCCGGCCCTTAAAGCGCACCTGGAACATGCTGAGATGGTGCAGAAACACTTCCATAAGAAATGA
- a CDS encoding RNA polymerase sigma factor, whose protein sequence is METSSKTKDQITHASLYSDAEVVERVLHGEKELYEVLMRRHNQKLYRAIRSYLQEVADAEDAMQDTYLLAYERLAQLKNHLFFSTWLIRIGINVALGKLRDQKKLMANAVEPGMLVDLATTYLQAVNYLSPEQNIIRQEIKQELEAAIDRIPEKYRIVYILREVEGMSLQEVVHCLDISESNTRVRLHRAKEMLKTSLGSLFDQSTAYAFGSTHCDELVERVMQRILVSQ, encoded by the coding sequence ATGGAAACTTCCTCCAAAACCAAAGACCAGATCACGCACGCTTCCTTGTACTCAGATGCTGAGGTAGTGGAGCGGGTGTTGCACGGCGAGAAGGAATTGTACGAGGTGCTCATGCGCCGTCATAACCAGAAGCTGTACCGGGCCATCAGATCGTACTTGCAGGAGGTGGCAGACGCCGAAGATGCCATGCAGGACACCTATTTGCTAGCCTATGAACGGCTGGCTCAGCTCAAAAACCATCTTTTCTTCTCTACCTGGCTCATCAGGATAGGGATCAACGTGGCGCTGGGCAAGTTGCGTGACCAGAAGAAGCTAATGGCCAATGCTGTAGAACCTGGTATGTTGGTAGATTTAGCCACTACCTATCTGCAGGCGGTCAACTATTTGAGCCCTGAGCAAAACATCATTCGGCAGGAGATCAAGCAGGAACTGGAAGCAGCCATTGACAGGATTCCAGAGAAATACAGGATTGTGTACATTCTAAGGGAAGTAGAGGGAATGAGCCTGCAAGAAGTAGTACATTGTCTGGACATCTCTGAAAGCAACACCAGGGTACGTCTGCACAGGGCTAAAGAAATGCTAAAAACGAGCCTGGGCAGCCTGTTTGACCAATCCACTGCCTATGCGTTTGGCTCTACCCACTGCGATGAGCTGGTAGAACGGGTTATGCAGCGGATCCTAGTCAGTCAATAG